A DNA window from Actinomadura coerulea contains the following coding sequences:
- a CDS encoding sugar kinase codes for MRNRIALIGECMIELSHLAPDRLAVGYAGDAFNVAAYLARTAAPGTADVQFVTLIGDDPYSTRMREAWAAHGVHADHTRTVPGGQAGLYLIRTDETGERTFHYYRSQSAARGLFGPAHPPEIDDAIAGHDLVYLSGITLSILGTGARRRLITVLDETRRRGGRVAFDTNYRPAGWPSPAAAAEAMSAVLTRTDIALPTLTDDQAVFGDRTPADTIRRLRRAGVTEIAVKQGPRGCVIADRMTNLPIPAVPHVQVIDTTAAGDAFNGAYLATRLSGATRKQAAEAATTLAAQVITHQGALLPPPPHPAKT; via the coding sequence ATGCGGAACCGGATCGCCCTGATCGGCGAATGCATGATCGAACTGAGCCACCTCGCCCCCGACCGCCTGGCCGTCGGCTACGCCGGCGACGCCTTCAACGTCGCCGCCTACCTGGCCCGCACCGCCGCCCCCGGCACGGCCGACGTCCAGTTCGTCACCCTCATCGGCGACGACCCCTACAGCACCCGGATGCGCGAGGCCTGGGCCGCCCACGGCGTGCACGCCGACCACACCCGCACCGTCCCCGGCGGCCAGGCCGGCCTCTACCTGATCCGCACCGACGAGACCGGTGAGCGGACGTTCCACTACTACCGATCCCAGTCGGCGGCCCGCGGCCTGTTCGGCCCCGCCCACCCCCCGGAGATCGACGACGCGATCGCCGGCCACGACCTCGTCTACCTCTCCGGCATCACGTTGTCGATCCTCGGCACCGGCGCCCGCAGAAGGCTCATCACCGTCCTGGACGAGACCCGCCGCCGCGGAGGCCGGGTGGCCTTCGACACCAACTACCGCCCGGCGGGCTGGCCCTCCCCCGCGGCCGCCGCCGAAGCCATGTCCGCCGTCCTGACCAGGACGGACATAGCCCTCCCCACCCTCACCGACGACCAGGCCGTCTTCGGCGACCGGACCCCGGCCGACACGATCAGACGCCTGAGACGAGCCGGAGTGACCGAGATAGCGGTCAAACAGGGCCCCCGAGGCTGCGTGATCGCCGACAGGATGACGAACCTCCCGATCCCCGCCGTCCCCCACGTCCAAGTGATCGACACCACAGCCGCAGGCGACGCCTTCAACGGCGCCTACCTGGCCACCCGCCTGTCCGGCGCCACCCGGAAACAAGCAGCCGAAGCCGCCACCACCCTGGCCGCCCAGGTGATAACCCACCAGGGCGCCCTACTCCCCCCACCTCCCCACCCCGCCAAAACCTGA
- a CDS encoding phytanoyl-CoA dioxygenase family protein encodes MHDPLRGYDEDGYAVFRNVLDPALVAEADEHVRWLEARHPDRTGEELSTELVARDPFWVRLVSDGRLLDVAERFIGPDIALFASAYISKPPFTGKAVLWHQDGAFWPLEPMRVVTLWLAIDRSTPENGCLRVIPGSHREVLHEVREREDAEAVFGVESAVGVDESRAVDLALEPGDVEVHHPNIMHGSNANESPHRRCGLTIRYIPTSTRITAEPLPFPSALLLRGDPGVNEYQPRPRYEAGEHFAFSGAENWS; translated from the coding sequence ATGCACGACCCGCTGCGAGGTTACGACGAGGACGGCTACGCGGTCTTCCGGAACGTGCTGGATCCGGCGCTCGTGGCGGAGGCGGACGAGCATGTCCGCTGGCTGGAGGCCCGCCATCCCGACCGGACCGGCGAGGAGCTCTCCACCGAGCTGGTCGCCAGGGATCCCTTCTGGGTGCGGCTGGTGTCCGACGGGCGGCTTCTCGACGTCGCCGAGCGGTTCATCGGGCCCGACATCGCTCTGTTCGCGTCCGCCTACATCTCCAAGCCGCCCTTCACCGGCAAGGCCGTGCTGTGGCACCAGGACGGGGCGTTCTGGCCGCTCGAACCGATGCGCGTGGTGACGCTGTGGCTCGCCATCGACCGGTCGACGCCGGAGAACGGGTGCCTCCGGGTCATTCCCGGGAGCCACAGGGAAGTGCTGCACGAGGTGCGGGAGCGGGAGGACGCGGAGGCCGTCTTCGGGGTGGAGAGCGCCGTGGGCGTGGACGAGTCGCGCGCCGTGGACCTCGCTCTCGAACCCGGCGACGTGGAGGTCCACCACCCGAACATCATGCACGGCAGCAACGCCAACGAGTCGCCGCACCGGCGGTGCGGGCTGACCATCCGGTACATACCGACCTCGACGCGGATCACCGCGGAGCCGCTGCCGTTCCCGTCCGCGCTGCTGCTGCGCGGCGACCCGGGCGTGAACGAGTACCAGCCGCGGCCCCGGTACGAGGCGGGGGAGCACTTCGCCTTCAGCGGCGCGGAGAACTGGAGCTGA
- a CDS encoding DUF4432 family protein, whose protein sequence is MRRHRPSRNWGARVHEITWAGIEALVLENELLRVTVLVGKGGDVAEFCYKPRDMDFVWLSPDGLRDPRDVAGGAGDDVALFLDGYEGGWQEVLPNGGAPSTYRGASFAQHGEVAGLPWDSEIVVDEAREVAVRLTVRGRRMPLRVVKTLRLRAGEAELLVDEELVNESGVALDAMWGHHIVFGAPFLRPGHRVRVGEGALVVPHETAIAPGGRRVRGGGPHAWPRVPGEGGGFVDLDVVPGAGVPSEIVYLTGLEEGRYEVVDPAGFGMRVRWDVDVLPHLWLWQEFGATTGHPWWGRAYVMGLEPFAGYPTDGLAAAVANGTALTLEPHARRSLWLRAAVIEEGL, encoded by the coding sequence ATGCGGCGGCATCGGCCGTCCCGCAACTGGGGCGCCCGCGTCCACGAGATCACCTGGGCCGGGATCGAGGCCCTGGTCCTGGAGAACGAGCTGCTTCGGGTGACGGTGCTGGTGGGCAAGGGCGGCGATGTCGCCGAGTTCTGCTACAAGCCGCGCGACATGGACTTCGTGTGGCTTTCGCCTGACGGGCTGCGCGATCCGCGTGACGTGGCCGGGGGAGCGGGCGATGACGTCGCGCTCTTCCTCGACGGCTACGAGGGCGGGTGGCAGGAGGTCCTGCCCAACGGGGGCGCGCCCAGCACGTACCGGGGGGCTTCGTTCGCGCAGCACGGGGAGGTGGCCGGGCTGCCGTGGGACTCCGAGATCGTGGTCGACGAGGCTCGGGAGGTCGCGGTCCGGCTCACCGTCCGGGGGCGGCGGATGCCGCTGCGGGTCGTCAAGACGCTGCGGCTGAGGGCGGGCGAGGCCGAGCTTCTCGTCGACGAGGAGCTGGTCAACGAGTCGGGGGTGGCGCTGGACGCGATGTGGGGGCACCACATCGTGTTCGGGGCGCCGTTTCTGCGGCCCGGGCACCGGGTCAGGGTCGGTGAGGGGGCCCTGGTGGTGCCGCACGAGACGGCGATCGCCCCCGGTGGGCGGCGGGTGAGGGGCGGTGGGCCGCACGCCTGGCCGCGTGTGCCGGGGGAGGGAGGCGGGTTCGTCGATCTCGATGTGGTGCCCGGCGCCGGGGTGCCCAGTGAGATCGTCTACCTCACCGGGCTGGAGGAGGGGCGGTACGAGGTCGTCGATCCGGCCGGCTTCGGGATGCGCGTGCGCTGGGACGTCGACGTCCTGCCGCATCTGTGGCTGTGGCAGGAGTTCGGGGCCACCACGGGGCATCCGTGGTGGGGCCGCGCGTACGTGATGGGCCTGGAGCCGTTCGCCGGATACCCGACGGACGGCCTGGCCGCCGCCGTCGCGAACGGCACCGCTCTGACGCTGGAACCGCATGCGCGGCGGAGCCTGTGGCTGCGCGCCGCGGTCATCGAGGAGGGTCTGTGA
- a CDS encoding SDR family NAD(P)-dependent oxidoreductase encodes MKEFEGKAAVVTGGSLGIGRAVVERLARDGAAVVFCGIGEDEVRRAEADLRGEGLEVAGAVADVTDAARMDGLVGEAVSRYGGLDVLVTCAGVQRYGTVEETSEELWDEVLGVNVKGVFLACRAAVPELRRRGGGTIVTVSSVQAFVSQDRVAAYSASKAAINALTRAVALDHAADGIRANVVCPGSVDTPMLRWAADLFRGARGQDAQVAEWGRAHPLGRVAAPAEVAEVVAFLAGPRSSFVTGAEHRVDGGLLARNPAALPEIS; translated from the coding sequence GTGAAGGAGTTCGAGGGCAAGGCCGCCGTCGTGACCGGCGGGTCGCTGGGGATCGGCCGGGCCGTGGTGGAGCGGCTCGCGCGCGACGGCGCCGCCGTGGTGTTCTGCGGGATCGGCGAGGACGAGGTCCGCCGGGCGGAGGCGGACCTGCGGGGAGAGGGGCTGGAGGTCGCCGGCGCCGTCGCCGACGTGACCGACGCCGCGCGGATGGACGGGCTGGTCGGGGAGGCCGTGTCCCGGTACGGCGGCCTGGACGTGCTGGTGACGTGCGCGGGCGTGCAGCGGTACGGGACGGTCGAGGAGACGTCCGAGGAGTTGTGGGACGAGGTGCTCGGCGTCAACGTCAAGGGCGTCTTCCTCGCCTGCCGCGCCGCCGTGCCGGAGCTGCGGCGCCGGGGCGGCGGCACGATCGTCACGGTGTCGTCGGTGCAGGCGTTCGTCTCGCAGGACCGGGTCGCCGCCTACAGCGCGAGCAAGGCCGCGATCAACGCGCTGACGCGGGCGGTGGCGCTGGACCACGCGGCCGACGGCATCCGCGCGAACGTGGTGTGCCCGGGGTCGGTCGACACGCCCATGCTGCGCTGGGCCGCCGACCTGTTCCGCGGGGCGAGGGGGCAGGACGCGCAGGTCGCCGAGTGGGGGCGCGCGCATCCGCTCGGGCGGGTCGCGGCCCCTGCGGAGGTGGCCGAGGTCGTGGCCTTCCTCGCCGGACCCCGCTCGTCGTTCGTGACCGGCGCGGAGCACCGGGTGGACGGCGGGCTGCTGGCCCGCAATCCGGCGGCCCTTCCGGAAATCTCCTAG
- a CDS encoding DUF4185 domain-containing protein, protein MQASVPPPLFSTDRPSSVRGGWRRRAGVFASVLVLVAAPAAPAGADTHGKPRGRAGAGPTCSGTAAPAFGTASQNPALNGKFTSYGNSNTLLDDWTGADTTYSLKLSDGRIVYAYSDTFLGKVNADGSRPVVVEEGGTTPFINNSFVVQGAGGGLTTVHGGTAAAPKAVMPPARPAHWYWAGDLTQSGSEVQQLYREYYDPDPDNGTGWDMKFKDNVLARFSSANLAAPTVRAMPSASGVQWGSALLRDGGYTYVYGTEDYTDPQTQVNTKYLRVARVSGTDLRGAWQYRTASGWSSAETDSVRLMSGVSNEFSVTKRGSHYIMVNQDANIAFGGEIDVWLSCSAAGPFSGERTVYQTPETGPLGSYGDPDIFTYNAHQHAALSSSGTLVISYNVNSLDTTAGPANDNYRDVSIYRARYINLPVTG, encoded by the coding sequence ATGCAGGCGTCCGTCCCTCCCCCTCTCTTCTCTACCGATCGCCCCTCGTCCGTTCGCGGGGGGTGGCGGCGGCGCGCCGGGGTCTTCGCGTCCGTCCTCGTGCTCGTCGCCGCGCCCGCCGCGCCCGCGGGCGCCGACACGCACGGCAAGCCCCGGGGCCGCGCGGGTGCCGGGCCCACGTGCTCCGGAACCGCCGCGCCGGCCTTCGGCACCGCCTCGCAGAACCCCGCTCTCAACGGCAAGTTCACGTCCTACGGAAACAGCAACACGCTGCTGGACGACTGGACCGGCGCGGACACGACCTACTCGCTGAAGCTCTCGGACGGGCGGATCGTCTACGCCTACTCCGACACCTTCCTCGGCAAGGTCAACGCGGACGGCTCGCGGCCGGTCGTCGTCGAGGAGGGCGGGACGACCCCGTTCATCAACAACTCGTTCGTCGTCCAGGGCGCGGGCGGGGGGCTCACCACCGTGCACGGCGGGACGGCCGCCGCCCCGAAGGCGGTCATGCCGCCCGCGCGGCCGGCCCACTGGTACTGGGCGGGCGACCTCACCCAGAGCGGGTCGGAGGTGCAGCAGCTCTACCGCGAGTACTACGACCCCGACCCCGACAACGGGACCGGGTGGGACATGAAGTTCAAGGACAACGTCCTCGCCCGGTTCTCCAGCGCGAACCTCGCCGCGCCGACCGTGCGGGCGATGCCCTCGGCGTCGGGCGTGCAGTGGGGGTCGGCGCTGCTCAGGGACGGCGGCTACACCTACGTCTACGGCACCGAGGACTACACCGACCCCCAGACGCAGGTGAACACCAAGTACCTGCGCGTCGCGCGGGTCAGCGGCACGGACCTGCGGGGCGCCTGGCAGTACCGCACCGCGAGCGGCTGGTCGTCCGCCGAGACGGACTCGGTGCGGCTGATGAGCGGGGTGTCGAACGAGTTCAGCGTCACCAAGCGCGGATCGCACTACATCATGGTCAACCAGGACGCGAACATCGCCTTCGGCGGTGAGATCGACGTCTGGCTGTCGTGCTCGGCGGCCGGGCCGTTCAGCGGCGAGCGGACCGTGTACCAGACGCCCGAGACCGGGCCCCTCGGCTCCTACGGCGACCCTGACATCTTCACCTACAACGCCCACCAGCACGCCGCGCTGTCGTCCAGCGGCACGCTGGTCATCTCCTACAACGTCAACAGCCTGGACACCACCGCCGGCCCGGCCAACGACAACTACCGGGATGTCAGCATCTACCGGGCGCGCTACATCAACCTGCCGGTCACCGGCTAG
- a CDS encoding alpha/beta hydrolase: MPLDAELAAALGGMPYVGLADPVRARAAMNDLVRALARPAGEGRAVVEDRLVAGGVPVRIYRPRETPAPVLVYFHGGGFVTGGLENEHERCLRFAGEDGIAVVSVDYRLAPEHPFPVGFEDCYAATVWAHEHAEEFGGDAERVAVGGGSAGGALAAAVALRARDEGGPPLVFQMLLYPVLDDRMATPSMRAFTEPPLFNSGDVRHMWRHYLGGRADVPAYAAPARAEDLSGLPRAYVLVPEHDPLRDEGLAYAHRLIVSGVPTELHHVPGACHGFDGIMSARLGRLAFEEERAVLRRCLSGRGSPEGGHANR, translated from the coding sequence ATGCCCCTTGACGCCGAACTCGCCGCCGCGCTCGGCGGCATGCCCTACGTCGGGCTCGCGGATCCGGTGCGGGCCCGCGCCGCCATGAACGATCTGGTGCGCGCCCTCGCTCGGCCCGCGGGTGAAGGGAGGGCGGTCGTGGAGGACCGGCTCGTCGCCGGCGGGGTGCCCGTGCGGATCTACCGGCCGCGCGAGACGCCGGCGCCCGTGCTCGTGTACTTCCACGGCGGCGGGTTCGTGACCGGCGGGCTGGAGAACGAGCACGAGCGGTGCCTGCGGTTCGCCGGGGAGGACGGGATCGCGGTCGTCTCGGTCGACTACCGGCTCGCGCCCGAGCATCCCTTCCCGGTCGGGTTCGAGGACTGCTACGCCGCGACCGTGTGGGCCCATGAGCACGCGGAGGAGTTCGGCGGGGACGCGGAGCGGGTCGCGGTCGGCGGCGGGAGCGCGGGCGGGGCGCTGGCCGCCGCCGTGGCGCTGCGGGCGCGGGACGAGGGCGGGCCGCCGCTGGTGTTCCAGATGCTGCTCTACCCCGTCCTGGACGACCGGATGGCCACGCCGTCGATGCGGGCGTTCACCGAGCCGCCGCTGTTCAACAGCGGCGACGTGCGGCACATGTGGCGCCACTACCTCGGCGGGCGGGCGGACGTCCCCGCCTACGCCGCCCCGGCACGGGCGGAGGACCTGAGCGGCCTGCCGCGCGCCTACGTGCTCGTTCCCGAGCACGACCCGCTGCGGGACGAGGGGCTCGCCTACGCGCACCGGCTGATCGTCTCCGGGGTTCCCACGGAACTGCACCATGTGCCGGGCGCCTGCCACGGTTTCGACGGCATCATGTCGGCGCGGCTCGGGCGGCTCGCGTTCGAGGAGGAGCGCGCCGTCCTGCGGCGATGTCTGTCCGGGAGGGGCTCTCCGGAGGGTGGACACGCCAATCGCTAA
- a CDS encoding FadR/GntR family transcriptional regulator, with protein sequence MSQDVARPSLADALTERMLDLIRSGGLRAGDRLPSARELSQRFAVTTPTLREALRRLEATGAIQLRHGSGIYVGADLERVVIPNPNVRELEADRLLQLLDARLLIEPPLAGRAARRSRPADIELLRALLDQAGADLGTDEPEAETRLHKANMAFHREVAGVAGNSVLCEVIDSLLSVHASEQRAIQRIFDDRVRDFDEHTAILAAIEAGAERDAESLMRSHLADVKHVIEQRLA encoded by the coding sequence ATGTCACAGGATGTGGCCCGGCCGAGCCTGGCGGACGCCCTCACGGAGCGCATGCTGGACCTGATCAGGTCCGGCGGCCTGCGCGCCGGCGACCGGCTGCCGTCGGCGCGGGAGCTGTCCCAGCGCTTCGCGGTGACCACCCCGACGCTGCGGGAGGCGCTGCGCCGCCTGGAGGCGACGGGGGCGATCCAGCTCCGGCACGGGTCGGGCATCTACGTGGGCGCCGACCTCGAACGCGTGGTCATCCCCAACCCCAACGTCCGGGAGCTGGAGGCCGACCGGCTGCTCCAGCTGCTGGACGCGCGGCTGCTCATCGAGCCGCCGCTGGCCGGACGGGCGGCGCGGCGGTCGCGGCCCGCCGACATCGAGCTGCTCCGGGCCCTCCTCGACCAGGCGGGCGCGGACCTCGGCACGGACGAGCCGGAGGCGGAGACCCGCCTGCACAAGGCGAACATGGCCTTCCACCGGGAGGTCGCCGGCGTCGCGGGCAACTCCGTGCTCTGCGAGGTCATCGACTCCCTGCTGTCGGTGCACGCCTCCGAGCAGCGCGCGATACAGCGGATCTTCGACGACCGCGTCCGCGACTTCGACGAGCACACCGCGATCCTCGCCGCCATCGAGGCGGGCGCGGAGCGCGACGCCGAGTCGCTCATGCGGTCCCACCTCGCCGACGTCAAGCACGTGATCGAGCAGCGGCTCGCCTGA
- a CDS encoding ABC transporter substrate-binding protein: MVPSKRLQVTALTVGALLLAAGCGSGDSGGSRSELKLYNDKGAWKPFFAQMGALGKQQTGLGMTPVGYTDEPTYTAFIKTSFRTNVKPDLFTWTTGGRLEEIVKQNQVAETTKIWQDAIGSGDLTEDLKKYYTVDGKQYCVPLNTAYWGMFYNRKVFDKYDLKPPTTWAELEKTAQTLKSKGQVPFNQTTPTSLFSFAWFEQILAGTDPDLYERLSKGQASYTDPGVVKAMERWKSMIDAGWFSKPGDKSDPADHFKSGDAAMVINGTWFNTSMTQRGLKQGRDYGFFFIPNADPALPKRSLVFESGPLCSLRKAPDAAASTKYLKWWVTPAAQEKWANARGDVSGNPKVKVADPELDKVTKEAASGGNRLVLRYFEAAPAPVLTEALSGFDKFLNKPETYMDVLKGIQKVNEDYWKSH; this comes from the coding sequence ATGGTGCCGTCCAAGCGACTCCAGGTGACCGCGCTCACCGTGGGCGCGCTGCTGCTCGCCGCCGGCTGCGGGTCCGGCGACTCGGGCGGGAGCAGGTCCGAGCTCAAGCTCTACAACGACAAGGGCGCGTGGAAGCCCTTCTTCGCGCAGATGGGCGCCCTCGGCAAGCAGCAGACCGGCCTCGGCATGACGCCGGTCGGCTACACCGACGAGCCGACCTACACCGCGTTCATCAAGACCTCGTTCCGCACGAACGTCAAGCCCGACCTGTTCACCTGGACGACCGGCGGGCGCCTGGAAGAGATCGTCAAGCAGAACCAGGTCGCCGAGACAACGAAGATCTGGCAGGACGCCATCGGCAGCGGCGACCTCACCGAGGATCTGAAGAAGTACTACACCGTCGACGGCAAGCAGTACTGCGTCCCCCTGAACACCGCCTACTGGGGCATGTTCTACAACAGGAAGGTCTTCGACAAGTACGACCTGAAGCCGCCCACGACGTGGGCGGAACTGGAGAAGACGGCGCAGACGCTGAAGTCGAAGGGCCAGGTGCCCTTCAACCAGACCACCCCGACGTCGCTGTTCTCCTTCGCCTGGTTCGAGCAGATCCTCGCCGGCACCGACCCCGACCTCTACGAGCGGCTGTCGAAGGGCCAGGCGTCCTACACCGACCCCGGCGTCGTGAAGGCCATGGAGCGCTGGAAGTCGATGATCGACGCCGGGTGGTTCAGCAAGCCGGGCGACAAGTCCGACCCCGCCGACCACTTCAAGTCCGGCGACGCGGCCATGGTCATCAACGGCACCTGGTTCAACACGAGCATGACCCAGCGCGGCCTCAAGCAGGGCAGGGACTACGGGTTCTTCTTCATCCCGAACGCCGACCCGGCGCTGCCCAAGCGGTCGCTGGTGTTCGAGAGCGGCCCGCTGTGCTCGCTGCGCAAGGCCCCCGACGCGGCAGCCAGCACCAAGTACCTCAAGTGGTGGGTCACGCCCGCCGCGCAGGAGAAGTGGGCGAACGCGCGCGGCGACGTGTCCGGCAACCCGAAGGTCAAGGTCGCCGACCCCGAGCTGGACAAGGTCACCAAGGAGGCCGCGTCGGGCGGCAACCGCCTGGTCCTGCGCTACTTCGAGGCGGCGCCCGCGCCCGTGCTCACCGAGGCGCTCAGCGGCTTCGACAAGTTCCTCAACAAGCCGGAGACCTACATGGACGTGCTCAAGGGCATCCAGAAGGTCAACGAGGACTACTGGAAGTCGCACTGA
- a CDS encoding carbohydrate ABC transporter permease produces MSTHKATADRPQLTVVPPGGGGRRRASAARPGKGFALHGRFRHVYISPAVLFVAVLLYLPFLWTAYLSFTSYDGLASPEFTGLDNYRRLLEDDALVTSIRNTLLWVAGTVVLPVGLGLLVAVLSYDLRRGAWFRLPFLLPYAMSGAGLGVIWGFILQPDGMANQVLTLFGMPGGDTAFLQDGPRNTVAMIVVWTWQQLGVNMLLFVVGLQSIPKGPIEAARIDGASGWAMFRHVIWPLMRPITTVVFGLALVAGLKNFDIVWVMTQGGPGRSSETLAVTMYRDVFVANEYGYGSAVAVLLTTVTGLASYVYLRRQASREEMPR; encoded by the coding sequence ATGAGCACGCACAAGGCCACCGCCGACCGTCCCCAGCTGACGGTGGTGCCTCCCGGGGGCGGTGGGCGCCGCAGGGCGTCCGCCGCCCGCCCCGGCAAGGGGTTCGCGCTGCACGGCCGGTTCCGGCACGTCTACATCTCGCCTGCCGTGCTGTTCGTCGCCGTCCTGCTCTACCTGCCGTTCCTGTGGACGGCGTACCTGAGCTTCACCAGCTACGACGGGCTGGCCTCACCCGAGTTCACGGGCCTCGACAACTACAGACGGCTCCTTGAGGACGACGCGCTCGTCACCTCGATCCGCAACACGCTGCTGTGGGTCGCCGGCACCGTCGTCCTGCCGGTGGGGCTCGGCCTGCTCGTCGCCGTCCTGTCCTACGACCTCAGGCGGGGCGCCTGGTTCCGGCTGCCGTTCCTGCTCCCGTACGCCATGTCGGGCGCCGGCCTCGGCGTCATCTGGGGCTTCATCCTCCAGCCGGACGGGATGGCGAACCAGGTCCTGACCCTGTTCGGGATGCCCGGCGGCGACACCGCGTTCCTTCAGGACGGCCCCCGCAACACCGTCGCCATGATCGTGGTGTGGACGTGGCAGCAGCTCGGCGTCAACATGCTGCTGTTCGTCGTCGGCCTCCAGTCGATCCCCAAGGGGCCGATCGAGGCCGCCCGCATCGACGGCGCGTCCGGGTGGGCGATGTTCCGGCACGTCATCTGGCCGCTGATGCGCCCGATCACCACCGTGGTTTTCGGTCTCGCGCTCGTCGCCGGCCTGAAGAACTTCGACATCGTGTGGGTGATGACGCAGGGCGGTCCCGGACGCTCATCCGAGACCCTCGCCGTGACCATGTACCGGGACGTGTTCGTCGCCAACGAGTACGGCTACGGGTCGGCGGTCGCGGTCCTGCTCACCACCGTCACGGGCCTGGCCTCGTACGTGTACCTGCGCCGCCAGGCGAGCAGGGAGGAGATGCCGCGATGA
- a CDS encoding carbohydrate ABC transporter permease, which produces MSGPGLVHVRRAVLAVLGLVWLFPTYLIVANAVRPAGDYDPSDAVRPPSSIGLFDNIAQAWDRTAVGDTLLSTLLYSVVSPALAVLMGALAGYAIVVLRLRHGFAWFVVIFAGTVVPFQMLLVPLFVGYSKVALYDGRLGLIIIYSAVNVPLAALVMRNFFGNVAVSIFEAARLDGASTFRIFWRIYLPLSAAALAAVFILEFTFVWNDLLFGLTLSQSPAVRPVWAELSALTTDVYAGTPVPIALAAGLVVSLPTVAIFLATQRLFTRGLTLAQF; this is translated from the coding sequence ATGAGCGGACCCGGACTCGTCCACGTGCGCCGCGCCGTGCTGGCGGTGCTGGGCCTGGTGTGGCTCTTCCCCACCTACCTGATCGTCGCGAACGCGGTGCGGCCCGCGGGCGACTACGACCCCTCGGACGCCGTGAGGCCGCCGTCCTCCATCGGCCTGTTCGACAACATCGCGCAGGCCTGGGACCGCACCGCCGTCGGCGACACCCTGCTCAGCACGCTGCTGTACAGCGTCGTCTCGCCCGCGCTGGCCGTCCTGATGGGCGCGCTCGCCGGGTACGCGATCGTGGTGCTGCGGCTCAGGCACGGCTTCGCCTGGTTCGTGGTCATCTTCGCCGGGACGGTCGTGCCGTTCCAGATGCTGCTGGTGCCGCTGTTCGTCGGCTACAGCAAGGTGGCGCTGTACGACGGCCGCCTCGGGCTGATCATCATCTACTCGGCGGTCAACGTGCCGCTGGCCGCGCTGGTGATGCGCAACTTCTTCGGCAACGTCGCCGTGTCCATCTTCGAGGCGGCCCGGCTGGACGGCGCCTCCACCTTCCGGATCTTCTGGCGGATCTACCTGCCGCTGTCGGCCGCGGCCCTCGCCGCGGTGTTCATCCTGGAGTTCACCTTCGTCTGGAACGACCTGCTGTTCGGCCTGACGCTCTCGCAGTCGCCGGCCGTCCGGCCCGTGTGGGCCGAGCTGTCCGCGCTGACCACCGACGTCTACGCCGGGACGCCGGTCCCGATCGCGCTGGCCGCCGGCCTGGTGGTCTCCCTGCCGACCGTCGCGATCTTCCTCGCGACCCAGCGCCTGTTCACCCGAGGCCTCACCCTCGCCCAGTTCTGA